One stretch of Prunus persica cultivar Lovell chromosome G1, Prunus_persica_NCBIv2, whole genome shotgun sequence DNA includes these proteins:
- the LOC18793334 gene encoding ELL-associated factor 2 has product MANNSKEEPKTGPQPDLWYNLTLGPSFKDDSSNKYCTLRYEFKPASIDKTKPGTLKKTKENRVTVEFQNNQLGKPNVTFKGSSEDYKDNDAVLFFDGQTFRLERLHRAVKQLRHDRQPGESAAGAAQSGSAVEPQLSPVSKAPKPIHHPGRTAFPAVQVEVERIDVGIPGNPGAKSANKGVVDYSSDQLNVSAASPDPKNEEVEEHQDIDIEELFGSVSPENGNAAEDGANAGFDISMRNQNESDNEIADVDDSGDEVDKGPNAAEALRAQVNAEGREKQTSTSGSSSGSGSSSSGSGSGSSSSSSDNEGSDDDSVNSI; this is encoded by the exons ATGGCGAATAACTCCAAGGAAGAGCCCAAGACCGGTCCTCAGCCCGATCTCTGGTACAACCTAACCCTTGGCCCTTCCTTCAAAGACGACTCATCCAACAAGTACTGCACTCTGCGAT ACGAATTTAAACCGGCGTCGATTGACAAGACGAAGCCGGGGACGCTCAAGAAAACGAAGGAAAATAGGGTTACGGTGGAATTTCAGAACAACCAATTGGGGAAACCGAATGTGACCTTCAAGGGAAGCAGCGAGGACTACAAGGACAACGACGCCGTATTGTTCTTCGACGGCCAGACGTTTCGGTTGGAGAGGCTTCACCGGGCCGTGAAGCAGCTCCGGCATGATCGTCAGCCCGGTGAATCGGCGGCTGGTGCCGCTCAATCGGGGTCCGCCGTGGAGCCGCAGCTGTCTCCGGTCAGCAAGGCCCCCAAGCCAATACATCATCCTGGTAGAACTGCATTCCCTGCTGTGCAG GTTGAGGTGGAACGAATAGATGTTGGAATACCTGGGAATCCAG GTGCAAAGAGTGCCAATAAAGGTGTGGTTGATTACTCATCTGATCAACTGAATGTCTCTGCTGCCTCACCGGACCCTAAGAATGAGGAGGTCGAGGAACATCAAGATATAGATATTGAAGAACTTTTCGGCAGTGTATCGCCTGAAAACGGGAATGCTGCGGAAGATGGAGCTAATGCTGGGTTTGATATCAGTATGCGAaatcaaaatgaaagtgaTAATGAGATTGCTGATGTGGATGATAGTGGTGATGAAGTTGATAAGGGGCCAAATGCCGCAGAAGCCCTTCGAGCCCAGGTGAACGCAGAGGGGAGGGAAAAGCAGACTTCTACTTCCGGTAGTAGCAGTGGAAGTGGGAGCAGCAGCAGTGGAAGTGGCAGTggtagcagcagcagcagcagcgaTAATGAAGGCAGTGATGATGATTCAGTCAACTCCATCTGA